From Homalodisca vitripennis isolate AUS2020 chromosome 1, UT_GWSS_2.1, whole genome shotgun sequence, the proteins below share one genomic window:
- the LOC124355795 gene encoding apolipoprotein D-like, whose amino-acid sequence MWKTLLVCEVVLVSAHHHDHSPCRLLHDIMVDFDLDNYMGVWYPLLGWSNSQEGEVRGKCSKETISNHHGNITITEETISDRSGPHTSSHHAWQDHPKEGKITMWMFHAIKVPFWVVDTDYKHWSVVYSCTGDETDYLKTLLVLGRGRDFSKLWKDPEAKKSIRRSLRRSNLLRLRDLTSINQTDCVN is encoded by the exons ATGTGGAAGACGCTACTAGTATGCGAGGTCGTGCTGGTCTCAGCGCACCACCACGACCACAGCCCCTGCAGACTGCTGCATGACATCATGGTGGACTTCGACCTGGACAAT tacatGGGGGTGTGGTACCCACTTCTCGGGTGGTCAAATTCGCAAGAAGGAGAAGTCAGAGGAAAGTGCTCTAAGGAAACCATCAGCAACCACCACGGCAACATCACCATTACCGAAGAAACCATCTCTGAtag ATCTGGTCCACACACCTCATCCCATCACGCATGGCAGGATCACCCAAAGGAAGGAAAAATTACGATGTGGA tgttcCACGCCATCAAGGTGCCTTTCTGGGTTGTGGACACGGATTACAAGCACTGGTCTGTCGTGTACTCCTGCACGGGTGACGAGACAGACTATCTTA AAACGTTGCTGGTGTTGGGGAGAGGCCGCGACTTCTCCAAGCTCTGGAAGGACCCAGAGGCGAAGAAGAGCATCAGAAGATCACTGAGAAGAAGCAACCTGCTTAGGCTCAGGGACTTGACCAGTATCAACCAAACAGACTGTGTCAATTAG